The genomic interval AGGGTCACGCCAAACAAGAGGAGAAAGCGGGGGTGTGTCATTGCGGTTGATACAACCAACACGCCACAAAATGATGCGGCTCAGGCTCAAAGTCTAGCGGCTCTTTCTGGTCGCATAACCCGGCGATCGCCCTGGCGCAACGCGGGTGGAAGCGGCAACCTTTCGGCGGGTTCACAAGACTCGGCGGCTCGCCGGGCGGCACTTCCTTGAACGAATCAGCGTTACGCGCATCGGGGTCGGAGGTGGCGGCGAGCAACGCATGCGTGTACGGATGCAGGGGGTTCTCAAGCAGGCGGCGCGTATCCGCTTTTTCGATGAGATTCCCCGCATACATCACAAAAATACGCTGAGAAAAATATTTCACCGTCGAGAGATCGTGAGTGATGTAGATCACGGAAAGACCGTGAGATTCCTGCAAGGCATGCATGAGTTTCAAAATCTCGACGCGCACCGAGGCGTCGAGCATCGATACTGGTTCATCAGCCACGATCAACTTCGGTTCGCGCAACATTGCCCGAGCGATCACAATGCGTTGCTGTTGTCCACCGCTGAGCATGTGCGGAAATTTCGGCAAAAAGTCATCCACCGGATGGAGCTTCACTTCCGTCATCACTTTGTGGATGCGCGACAACCGCTCCTCCCTGCCCTTCAACCCGCTGATGATGAGCGGTTCTTCCAAAATCGTTTGCACGCTCATGAACGGCGGCAAGGCGCCATACGGATCTTGTTGCACATACCCGATCTTGAAACGGTATTTCTGCAACCCGCCGCCTTGTAGCTCCGAGAGATTTTCTCCATCAAAAACGATTCCCCCGCTGGTGGGCATGTTCAACCCCAGGATGGTTTTCATCAGGCTGGATTTCCCGCATCCCGATTCTCCGACGACTGCCACCGTCTCCCCTTCTGCCAGCTCAAAACTGACGCCATCCACCGCTTTAACATACCCAGCATGCCCAAAGCCAAACCGGCGCAATTCGTACCACACGCGCAGATCCTGCACAGACAGCAACGGTTGTGCCTCGTTGATTTTTTCAATGCTCATCATCGCCTCGCGCAAGTCGGTAATCATGCCTCGGTACTCCTATGGTTGGTTCCGCGATTCTCAAGCGTGCAACCAGCATTTGACGCTTCGCCCATTCTTTTCAAACACGGGCGGTTCTTCGACACATTTTTCAAATCGGAACGGGCACCGCG from Candidatus Defluviilinea gracilis carries:
- a CDS encoding ABC transporter ATP-binding protein, whose product is MSIEKINEAQPLLSVQDLRVWYELRRFGFGHAGYVKAVDGVSFELAEGETVAVVGESGCGKSSLMKTILGLNMPTSGGIVFDGENLSELQGGGLQKYRFKIGYVQQDPYGALPPFMSVQTILEEPLIISGLKGREERLSRIHKVMTEVKLHPVDDFLPKFPHMLSGGQQQRIVIARAMLREPKLIVADEPVSMLDASVRVEILKLMHALQESHGLSVIYITHDLSTVKYFSQRIFVMYAGNLIEKADTRRLLENPLHPYTHALLAATSDPDARNADSFKEVPPGEPPSLVNPPKGCRFHPRCARAIAGLCDQKEPLDFEPEPHHFVACWLYQPQ